A region of Thermovibrio ammonificans HB-1 DNA encodes the following proteins:
- the trpA gene encoding tryptophan synthase subunit alpha — MERIAATFSELEARGEKPLIVYATACDPNCSKSLDFFKLILEFADMVEVGMPFSDPLADGPTIQKAHERALASGANTVRVLELVEKLRAFAPTKPIILMGYYNPIFAYGEDRFIKDAKAAGADGFIVPDLPPEEGRDFSRKAKSLKLSPVFLAAPTSTDERVKLIGEVTGDFIYYVSVTGITGEREKLAYKQIEEDIARVKRISGKRTVVGFGISRPEHIKEMYNSPDGFVVGSAVVRRIEQEDFEGLRELLSSLKEATKRSSL, encoded by the coding sequence ATGGAAAGAATAGCCGCCACCTTCTCTGAGCTCGAGGCGAGGGGAGAGAAACCTCTTATAGTTTACGCAACTGCCTGTGACCCGAACTGTTCAAAGTCCCTCGATTTCTTCAAACTCATACTTGAGTTTGCCGACATGGTTGAAGTGGGAATGCCCTTCTCCGACCCCCTTGCCGACGGCCCTACGATTCAGAAAGCCCACGAAAGGGCCCTTGCCTCCGGGGCAAACACGGTAAGGGTGTTGGAGCTGGTTGAGAAGCTCAGGGCTTTTGCTCCCACAAAGCCCATAATCCTTATGGGTTACTACAACCCCATATTCGCATACGGGGAAGACCGCTTCATTAAAGACGCAAAGGCCGCCGGAGCAGACGGCTTCATAGTCCCGGACCTGCCTCCCGAGGAGGGGAGGGACTTCTCGAGGAAGGCAAAGTCTTTGAAGCTCTCTCCCGTGTTCCTTGCCGCCCCAACCAGCACCGACGAGAGGGTTAAGCTCATAGGGGAGGTTACGGGAGACTTCATCTACTACGTTTCCGTTACCGGAATAACGGGCGAGAGGGAGAAGCTGGCCTACAAGCAGATAGAGGAGGATATAGCAAGGGTTAAGCGCATCTCCGGTAAGAGGACGGTGGTAGGCTTCGGTATATCCCGGCCGGAGCATATAAAAGAGATGTATAATAGTCCAGATGGCTTTGTTGTAGGCAGCGCCGTTGTTAGGCGTATAGAGCAGGAGGACTTTGAAGGGTTGAGAGAGCTTCTCTCCTCTCTGAAAGAAGCGACGAAACGCAGTTCCCTATAA
- the tatA gene encoding twin-arginine translocase TatA/TatE family subunit, which translates to MFGIGTQELIIILVIALLIFGPKKLPELARSMGKAINEFRKASSGLMDEEEKQEKKETTVAKSEQTKKEEQVEKIKVKE; encoded by the coding sequence ATGTTCGGCATTGGAACCCAAGAGCTAATAATTATTCTGGTTATTGCCCTGCTGATTTTCGGGCCCAAGAAGCTCCCCGAGCTTGCCCGTTCCATGGGTAAGGCCATAAACGAGTTCAGGAAAGCCTCCTCCGGCCTTATGGACGAAGAGGAGAAGCAGGAGAAGAAAGAGACCACCGTTGCCAAGTCTGAGCAGACCAAAAAAGAAGAGCAGGTAGAGAAGATAAAGGTTAAGGAATAG
- a CDS encoding FAD-dependent thymidylate synthase, translated as MVELLSQTENLLKVVATAARVCYSGLPLEELLSRYGEEEDRELVKRVVSMGHLSVVEHGVLTFKVGKEFKEELFELLCDKPFFKVSEREDSFILSVNLRTLLELREEKPHLKLVRELSKFIPDFLG; from the coding sequence ATGGTTGAGCTCCTCTCCCAAACGGAGAACCTCCTCAAGGTTGTTGCAACGGCCGCCCGGGTCTGTTACTCCGGGCTTCCCCTTGAGGAGCTCCTCTCCCGCTACGGGGAGGAGGAGGACCGGGAGCTCGTAAAGAGAGTGGTCTCTATGGGCCACCTTTCGGTTGTTGAGCACGGCGTTTTAACCTTTAAAGTGGGAAAGGAGTTCAAGGAAGAGCTCTTTGAGCTTCTGTGTGATAAACCCTTCTTTAAGGTCTCGGAGAGGGAAGACTCCTTCATCTTATCGGTTAACCTGAGGACCCTCCTCGAGCTGAGAGAGGAGAAGCCTCACTTAAAGCTGGTTCGGGAGCTCTCAAAGTTCATCCCCGACTTCTTAGGCTAA
- a CDS encoding DedA family protein — MDLSSLYSLVNESVNFIKAHPDLACLVIFTWAFLETALLLGLLLPAEKVLLLSSLLAAKGIISPLQFLVCGTVGTFLGYTVSYFFGAMLGEELLTSVAAKFGLSEESLKKTKRFIETRGELSLVVGRFLPVVRPLLPVVIGAFRPSFLKFSLLNAVGALLWILSYLLFGNLIGYLFSFIISHKFVAIPVILLVPTLYLIWRRYGKNSRHLL; from the coding sequence GTGGACCTCTCTTCCCTCTACTCCCTTGTAAACGAGAGCGTTAACTTTATAAAGGCCCACCCAGACCTGGCCTGCCTGGTCATATTCACCTGGGCCTTCCTTGAAACCGCCCTGCTCTTGGGGCTCTTACTCCCGGCGGAAAAAGTGTTGCTGCTCTCGTCGCTCCTTGCGGCAAAGGGAATTATCTCACCCCTTCAGTTTCTGGTGTGCGGAACCGTAGGAACGTTTCTCGGCTACACGGTTTCCTACTTCTTCGGGGCTATGCTGGGGGAGGAGCTTCTAACTTCTGTTGCCGCAAAGTTCGGGCTCTCGGAGGAAAGCCTTAAGAAAACGAAGAGGTTCATCGAGACCCGTGGGGAGCTCTCTTTGGTTGTGGGCAGGTTTCTTCCCGTTGTAAGGCCTCTGCTGCCGGTTGTTATAGGAGCTTTCAGGCCCTCCTTTTTAAAGTTCTCGCTCCTTAACGCCGTTGGTGCCCTCCTGTGGATACTCTCTTACCTGCTATTTGGAAACTTGATAGGTTACCTCTTTTCCTTTATTATTAGCCATAAGTTTGTTGCTATCCCTGTTATCCTTCTCGTTCCTACTCTTTACCTAATCTGGAGACGCTATGGAAAGAATAGCCGCCACCTTCTCTGA
- a CDS encoding tRNA (guanine-N1)-methyltransferase, which yields MKFRKPKELVAEALVRTGVKRPKLLFQPGRGDFFNRIAYRLVKGDYGVVRAEELGEEIRPGKVVEECGELKLLAFRGAVEADAAVVRRPGTVDLSGVKLSYPDFAVDLSLSSELLPQERKSLAVQLEIAYGTVKDFFTPENFFLTGVTPEAQRFLGEFFSPRVPFPVLGSLKGYDTVIVLDPSGEKEFTHEEVTPNTLIVVGGIVDSSKRLEGSTRRIIPEAFHRRITYKGIVELVPDRINEIIKIVCDYLTSDSSLYEAVRRNLTRDSKLHFMRRLVQNSIVRFRYRGELLRGIPYDLYRKWKEELSLTDFYFRKAAKHVGGFFVFRPSIFDKVTGRERVRGKEVFVLKELNDEDVVVRYP from the coding sequence GTGAAGTTCAGGAAACCCAAGGAGCTGGTTGCTGAAGCCCTTGTTCGGACGGGAGTGAAACGCCCGAAACTGCTTTTTCAGCCCGGCAGGGGAGATTTCTTTAACCGCATAGCTTACAGGCTCGTTAAGGGGGATTACGGAGTTGTTAGGGCTGAAGAGCTCGGTGAGGAGATAAGGCCCGGTAAGGTTGTAGAGGAGTGTGGCGAGCTGAAGCTCCTCGCTTTTCGCGGAGCCGTAGAGGCCGACGCCGCTGTAGTGAGGCGGCCGGGAACGGTTGACCTTTCGGGGGTGAAGCTCTCTTACCCGGACTTTGCCGTAGACCTTTCCCTCTCTTCGGAGCTTCTTCCCCAAGAGCGTAAAAGCCTTGCCGTTCAGCTCGAGATAGCCTACGGCACCGTTAAAGACTTTTTCACTCCGGAGAACTTTTTCCTGACCGGCGTTACCCCCGAAGCCCAGCGCTTCCTCGGGGAGTTTTTCTCACCGCGGGTACCTTTTCCGGTTCTCGGTAGCCTTAAGGGTTACGATACCGTTATAGTTCTTGACCCTTCCGGGGAGAAGGAGTTTACCCACGAGGAGGTTACCCCGAACACGCTGATAGTTGTAGGCGGTATAGTCGACAGCAGTAAACGCCTTGAGGGCTCTACCAGGCGGATAATTCCCGAGGCGTTCCACAGGAGAATCACCTATAAAGGTATAGTTGAGCTGGTTCCCGATAGGATAAACGAGATAATAAAAATCGTATGCGATTACCTTACTTCAGACTCCTCCCTTTACGAGGCCGTAAGGCGCAACCTTACAAGGGACTCTAAGCTCCACTTTATGAGGCGGCTCGTTCAAAACAGTATAGTCCGCTTCAGGTATAGGGGAGAGCTTCTAAGAGGCATTCCTTACGACCTTTACCGAAAGTGGAAGGAGGAGCTCTCCCTTACCGATTTTTACTTCCGGAAGGCGGCAAAGCACGTGGGCGGTTTCTTCGTTTTTCGCCCATCAATCTTTGATAAAGTAACCGGTAGAGAGAGAGTTAGGGGAAAGGAAGTTTTTGTTCTGAAGGAGCTTAACGATGAAGACGTGGTTGTCAGGTATCCTTGA
- the argJ gene encoding bifunctional glutamate N-acetyltransferase/amino-acid acetyltransferase ArgJ: MAKGIAEVPGITCGVARAGIKKTAKPQERPDLLVVVTEEPAEFAAVYTTNDVKAAPVKVSMELSGKVSGIVANSGNANACTGERGIKDALEMASLASQLTGKGRFLVASTGVIGEPLPMDRVRTGIAQAVANLGKAQGEEPARAIMTTDIFPKLAFKESSGFVVGGIAKGAGMIDPAMATMLSFVATDAKVPKELLQRALKEAVEVTFNAITVDGDMSTNDCVFLLSTGKSGVEITEENYSLFKVALTEVLEKLAYQIVKDGEGATKVIRVVVEGAESPQQARSVARKVALSPLVKTAVFGNDPNWGRVLAAAGSAGAGIVEEQTELYFGSYLLFKGGRAEFSEEAVSNYMKESQEVVIRLNLNLGSFSFTYLTCDLTYDYVRINAEYRT, encoded by the coding sequence ATGGCTAAAGGAATTGCCGAAGTTCCGGGAATAACCTGCGGAGTTGCAAGGGCCGGCATAAAAAAAACCGCCAAACCCCAGGAGAGGCCCGACCTCCTCGTTGTTGTAACCGAGGAGCCGGCAGAGTTTGCAGCCGTTTACACAACCAACGACGTTAAAGCCGCACCGGTAAAGGTGAGCATGGAGCTCAGCGGTAAGGTATCGGGCATTGTGGCAAACAGCGGCAACGCAAACGCCTGCACAGGCGAAAGGGGGATAAAAGACGCACTGGAAATGGCCTCACTCGCCTCTCAGCTCACAGGAAAGGGAAGGTTCCTGGTGGCCTCAACGGGAGTAATCGGAGAGCCGCTGCCCATGGATAGAGTCAGAACCGGCATAGCCCAAGCGGTGGCAAACCTCGGAAAGGCCCAAGGGGAAGAGCCCGCAAGGGCGATAATGACAACCGATATCTTCCCCAAACTGGCATTCAAAGAGAGCTCGGGCTTTGTGGTCGGCGGAATCGCAAAGGGGGCAGGAATGATAGACCCTGCAATGGCCACAATGCTCTCCTTCGTTGCAACAGACGCAAAGGTTCCCAAAGAGCTGCTTCAGCGGGCCCTAAAGGAGGCCGTAGAGGTAACGTTCAACGCAATCACCGTAGACGGAGATATGAGCACAAACGACTGCGTCTTCCTCCTCTCCACCGGAAAGTCCGGAGTGGAAATAACCGAGGAGAACTACTCGCTATTTAAAGTTGCCCTTACCGAAGTACTCGAAAAACTCGCCTACCAAATAGTAAAAGACGGCGAAGGCGCCACAAAGGTCATACGGGTTGTAGTTGAAGGAGCGGAAAGCCCGCAGCAGGCAAGGAGCGTGGCGAGGAAAGTAGCCCTGTCGCCCCTTGTTAAAACGGCCGTTTTCGGGAACGACCCCAACTGGGGCAGGGTGCTCGCCGCGGCCGGCTCTGCAGGAGCGGGCATAGTAGAGGAGCAGACGGAGCTCTACTTCGGCTCCTACCTGCTCTTTAAAGGGGGAAGAGCCGAGTTCTCGGAAGAGGCGGTATCCAACTACATGAAGGAGAGCCAAGAGGTTGTAATAAGGCTAAACCTCAACCTGGGGAGCTTTTCCTTCACCTACCTTACCTGCGACCTAACCTACGACTACGTGAGAATAAATGCAGAGTACAGAACGTAA
- the cysK gene encoding cysteine synthase A, with translation MKTWLSGILDAVGNTPLLRVELGGVEVFLKLESFNPGGSIKDRVAKAIIEEGERSGELTPDKTVIEATSGNTGIGLAMVCAAKGYRCLIVMPENMSQERKKILRAYGAELLLTPAEEGVAGAVRRAQELVEREPERFFPARQFENPVNPKVHYEQTALEVLTQLGRLPALFVAGIGTGGTFTGMARRFKEVNPNCLCVAVEPDTCAPLSGGPVGPHRIQGIGAGFVPKTLDRGLVDRVETVSYEEAREFTRRLAKEFGVLCGVSTGANLAVAVRVAKDVKPNGPVVTVAPDTGERYLSTDLFE, from the coding sequence ATGAAGACGTGGTTGTCAGGTATCCTTGACGCTGTTGGAAATACGCCCCTGCTCAGGGTTGAGCTCGGCGGGGTGGAGGTTTTCCTGAAGCTCGAATCTTTCAATCCCGGCGGCTCTATAAAGGACAGGGTGGCAAAGGCGATAATCGAAGAGGGAGAGCGCTCCGGGGAGCTTACACCCGATAAAACTGTTATAGAGGCCACAAGCGGTAATACCGGAATAGGCCTTGCCATGGTTTGTGCCGCTAAAGGCTACAGGTGCCTGATAGTGATGCCCGAGAACATGAGCCAAGAGCGGAAGAAGATTCTCAGGGCTTACGGTGCCGAGCTTCTGCTAACTCCGGCAGAAGAGGGGGTGGCAGGCGCCGTTAGGCGGGCCCAAGAGCTGGTAGAGAGGGAACCCGAGCGCTTTTTCCCTGCGCGCCAGTTTGAGAACCCGGTGAACCCTAAAGTTCACTACGAGCAGACCGCCCTTGAGGTTCTTACCCAGTTGGGGCGCCTTCCTGCCCTTTTTGTTGCAGGTATAGGCACCGGAGGCACATTTACCGGGATGGCAAGGCGCTTTAAGGAGGTGAACCCCAACTGTCTGTGCGTTGCCGTTGAGCCCGATACCTGTGCACCCCTTTCGGGAGGCCCCGTCGGCCCCCATAGGATACAGGGAATAGGGGCCGGTTTCGTTCCTAAAACCCTCGATAGAGGCCTTGTTGATAGGGTAGAAACCGTCTCCTACGAAGAGGCTCGGGAGTTTACAAGGCGCCTTGCAAAAGAGTTCGGGGTTCTGTGCGGCGTTTCAACCGGGGCCAACCTGGCGGTTGCCGTTAGGGTTGCAAAAGACGTGAAGCCCAACGGGCCGGTTGTAACGGTTGCTCCCGATACCGGCGAGCGTTACCTCTCGACCGACCTGTTTGAGTGA
- the rpmE gene encoding 50S ribosomal protein L31: MKKGIHPEYRETRVVCACGNTWVTRSTKFPEIKVEVCNQCHPFFTGTQKQKVVRGRVEKFMAKYQGKY, translated from the coding sequence ATGAAGAAGGGTATCCACCCCGAATACAGGGAGACAAGGGTTGTATGTGCCTGCGGTAACACTTGGGTAACAAGGTCCACTAAGTTTCCCGAGATAAAGGTAGAGGTTTGCAACCAGTGCCACCCGTTCTTTACCGGCACCCAGAAGCAGAAAGTTGTAAGGGGTAGGGTAGAGAAGTTTATGGCCAAGTACCAGGGCAAGTACTAA